The genomic stretch TCCCAGACTATCAGACGCCCTGCCGCCTACTTTCAACATTTATGGGAGCTGGAATCAGAGCCTCAACGATTGGAAAAGGCAGCACGGAGCTTAGTCTATCGAACTACAGACTCCCTGTTACCACTGACCATTTCGCATCGCTTAAATAACCTGTCGCATGGTCCTGCTTTCACTTCGCTACTTTCGCAGACGATAGTTCAAGCCGAAGATGCAGATGGTAAGGAAGGCGTCTTTCCGCCCGGACTTCTTGACTCCGACAGTCAGCAGGTCGACCTGCGCGAGAAAAACAGCTGGATCCAGGAACTCAGCGATGTTTCTTTAACCGAATTGCTCGAAGTGCATGCCGTTAACTCGCTGGTCCCATTTCTGTTGATTCAGAAAATGGAGCCCCTGCTGTTAAACAGCCCGCACACAGATCGCTACATCGTCAATGTTTCTGCGATGGAAGGGCAGCTGAATACGGATTCCAAAACCGGATTTCACCCGCATACCAATATGGCTAAAGCGGGCATGAATATGGTGACCCGTACCAGTGGCGAACGCTTCGCTGAGCGAGGCATCTATATGACGAGTGTCGATACTGGCTGGGTTACAAACGAGTATCCCCATCAGAAAACGGTACGGATGCAGCAGGATGGTTTTCAACCACCGCTCGATGAAATTGATGGTGCTGCCCGTGTTTGTGATCCTGTGTTCGTTGGTATCAATGAGAAACAATATCTGTTCGGCAAGTTTCTCAAGGATTATCGGGAAACAAGCTGGTAAAGAACAGAGGCTTTCATGAAAGAACAAATCGTCTATTGCCCCGTTGGAAATGAATTCTCGCCCTGCGATCCGGCAGAGGTCCAGCCGATTGTCGAACACTTACGTTCGAACGTACCGGTCACCGAGCAACTTGTCTTCACGCGTGGCAGCCATCTACCTGATGGTCGTGTCGATCTCTGTAAACAGTGCATCGGTCCTGAAGGGACAAACCTGGTAGCTGATGCAGTCAAGTTGAATTTACATACGCGGCACTTGCTCATGGGCGCCAACGGCATGGGAAATACAGGTGCGCAGGCTCTGGCAAGACTGATCCGGGAAAACGAATCACTCCAGACAATTTATCTGGGATGTAATCGAATCGATGAATTGGGGGCAACCGAACTCGCACAGGCAATCGCAGAAAACTCCTCGGTCCGGGCACTCTGGTTAAAACGAAATCCGATTGGTGTTGAGGGGGCTCGCCAGATTACAGAGATGCTCAAACGCAATCAGAAATTGCGAACATTGGATCTGGTGCACACAAAGCTGGGAAGCGAAGGGGTACGGCTGATTGTC from Gimesia chilikensis encodes the following:
- a CDS encoding SDR family NAD(P)-dependent oxidoreductase, with amino-acid sequence MRDQNQTTENEDSLLNQLSDSDLMRCARVLQLLAQQPDICLNAATPEEAVWKQAALLAKRVKAIQKQAGRQRDRRLIETSGIRSKRAQKNDGRYLHHDDPVQDSVAETALFHSRRCYICKKSYQKLHSFYDLMCETCGQENYQKRLQTADLTGRTAVVTGGRVKIGFQIALKLLRSGARVWVTSRFPCDTARRYAAETDFADWNDRLQILGSDFRSLASVNQLCEDLQANCSHLDILINNASQTIRRPAAYFQHLWELESEPQRLEKAARSLVYRTTDSLLPLTISHRLNNLSHGPAFTSLLSQTIVQAEDADGKEGVFPPGLLDSDSQQVDLREKNSWIQELSDVSLTELLEVHAVNSLVPFLLIQKMEPLLLNSPHTDRYIVNVSAMEGQLNTDSKTGFHPHTNMAKAGMNMVTRTSGERFAERGIYMTSVDTGWVTNEYPHQKTVRMQQDGFQPPLDEIDGAARVCDPVFVGINEKQYLFGKFLKDYRETSW